From a single Dendropsophus ebraccatus isolate aDenEbr1 chromosome 8, aDenEbr1.pat, whole genome shotgun sequence genomic region:
- the ZNHIT6 gene encoding box C/D snoRNA protein 1, giving the protein MEALLVSDTLGMGKSSEEWEHTVRPKRKMSLYSCETCGNEEAKYKCPRCLKFSCSLPCVKKHKVDVTCSGVRDKTAFVPLNTFGDIHLLSDYRFLEDAGRVADAALRDALIPRQTTNKFLNYLKNRARRQGIDLKLLPVGFSKRKANTTFFHKKEQRFYWHLKLQFPQSQAEYTEKRVPENKTLNEILKKYIDPAESDPTIRQRLKEYVRSPADVKVFMVAEKKAPGPVRYYEMDANKTLQQNLTNKTILEYPTLHLTLKDFTEGIVRVDQEIGPSPSVSQGKGQ; this is encoded by the exons ATGGAGGCTCTGCTGGTGTCTGATACATTGGGAATGGGGAAGAGCTCGGAGGAATGGGAACACACGGTGCGGCCCAAGAGGAAGATGTCCTTATACAG CTGTGAGACTTGCGGCAATGAGGAGGCAAAGTACAAGTGTCCGCGGTGTCTGAAGTTTTCCTGCAG TTTACCTTGTGTGAAGAAGCATAAAGTGGACGTTACGTGCAGCGGAGTGCGAGACAAGACTGCTTTTGTCCCTTTAAATACTTTTGGTGACATACATCTACTGAGCG ATTATCGGTTTCTAGAGGATGCGGGCAGAGTGGCGGACGCCGCACTGAGGGACGCCCTGATCCCCCGGCAAACAACCAATAAGTTT TTGAATTATCTGAAAAACCGAGCTCGGAGACAAGGCATCGACCTGAAGTTACTGCCCGTTGGGTTCTCGAAAAGAAAAGCAAATACGACCTTTTTCCATAAAAA AGAACAAAGATTTTACTGGCATCTAAAGCTTCAATTTCCGCAGAGTCAGGCCGAGTACACGGAAAAGAG GGTACCGGAGAATAAAACACTCAATGAGATCCTGAAAAAATACATTGACCCAGCAGAGTCCGATCCAACCATTCGCCAAAG ACTAAAAGAATACGTCAGGTCGCCAGCCGATGTGAAGGTGTTTATGGTGGCGGAAAAGAAAGCTCCTGGTCCTGTCAG GTACTATGAGATGGACGCCAATAAAACACTCCAACAAAACCTCACAAACAAAACCATCCTGGAGTACCCAACACTTCACCTCACCTTAAAGGATTTTACTGAGGGTATTGTGCGAGTTGATCAag AAATAGGCCCATCACCATCTGTATCACAGGGGAAAGGACAGTGA